A window of Exiguobacterium sp. Helios genomic DNA:
GCATCGCAAATAACACAAAAATATTTCAGTTTCATTGCAAGATTATAGTTGTATAACATATATTGTAATGGAATATTTTTCATTTATTATCTGAATTTGTTTTAAATAAAATAGAATGTATAGCTCTTTTTATGAAAAAATTTAAAAACCCGTGACGATGCGAGAGACACATCATCACGGGGTATAGGCAAAAAGAATTAGTTGGAAACGGGTGCGAAAACAGTTAAATGCTGGCTTAAGACCTGAACCGTAACAGGAAGATGACCCGCTGTGTCGCCGTCAGCATTAATCGGGAGACGTTCCTTTGAATCGATATGAACTTCTTTTGTCGTAAAATATTCCACTTGATCAGCGTCAGAAATTTTTCCGGTTAATAGTTTCGGTAAGGCCTGTAAGGCATCAAAGAAACCAAGCTGTTTGACGATGAAGACATGCAACAGACCATCGTCGACACGGGCTTCTTTCGCAAACGATTCGAAACCGCCGACAGAATTGGTCAAGGAAATGATCAGGAGAGGCGTTTCACCATCAAACGATTTTTCTTTCGCCGTCAGTTGGATCGGATAGGGACTATGGTCTTTAAAGGCTTTTAGTCCTTCAATGAAGTAGGCGACGGAACCAAGCGATGTTTTTTGTTCGACACTTACTTCTTCGACCGCTTCTGCAATCAAACCGACAGCGATGACGTTCATGAAATAATGATCATCATACTTACCGATGTCGAGCGGGCGGGACGGAGCATCCTCTAAAACGCTGATAGCTTCCTGCGGATCTGTCGGAATGTTCAATGCACGCGCTAAGTCATTGACCGTTCCGAGCGGCACGATGCCAAGCGTCGGTCGATGTTCTTGTTCCGCGATGCCGGTGATGACCTCATTAACCGTTCCATCCCCACCCATAGCGACGACGGCATCATAATGCCCGACTGCAGCTTGTTTGGCAAATTCGGTTGCATCGCGTTCTTTTTCCGTAAAACGGACATCGACTTCCGTAAACCGTTGCGCCAATGTTCCTTCCGCAAATTCAGCGTGTTTCTTTCCAAGTTCTTTACCGGATGACGGATTGATGATGAGCATGACTTTTGACACAAATGATTCCTCCTTTGATTCTACCTGTTCCTATTTTCCCAAGATTCCATAAACATAATCCTGGACAGAAAAAAACCTTGGACATCACGAAGATTCGTCATGTCCAAGGAAACGATGAAATTAGCGACGGGCGATTGGAGGAGGGGATGCTTCTCCTGCTGCCGGACGAACGGTTTCTTCTTCGTCCCAACACTCTGTATTTTCGATACCGAGTGCTTTCGCCGAGAAGACCGGATCGAGTCCTTTTTTCCGTTGTTCCTGGTAATCGTTGATGACTTTGAGGGCGATACCGCCTAAGAGTGAGATGGCCGTCAAGTTGATCAACGTCATACCTGCCATGAAGAGGTCAGCGAAGCTCCAAACCATTCCCAGACTGAGGACGGAACCGATGAAAACAAAGGCCATTGTCGCAATCCGGAATCCGAAGACAGCAGCCGGACTGTTTTTGATGAATTCGATGTTTGTTTCACCGTAGTAGTAACTGCCGACGATTGAACTGAAAGCGAACAAGAAGACACAGATTGCGATGAAGGCAGGAGCGACGGCACCCAGTTGTTCACCTAATGCGTTCTGTAACATCGCGATTCCTTCCCCGTTACCTGTCGCATAACTGTCACTGAGAAGAACGATGGCAGCTGTTGCTGTACAAACGATCAACGTATCAAGGAAAACACCAAGTGTTTGTAGGAATCCTTGTTTGGCCGGGTGAGAAACTTCGGCCGCCGCGGCAGCGTTCGGTGCAGAACCCATACCGGCTTCGTTTGAGAACAGACCCCGTTTGACACCAAGCGAAATCGCAGCTCCGACCGATCCGCCGAAAGCTTGCTCGATGCCGAAAGCGCTCTTGAAGATCATAGCGAAGACGCCGGGAAGTTCCGTCAGGTTCGTGACGACGACGAACAGAGCAGCAATCAGGTAAAGACCGGCCATGACAGGGACGACGATGGCTGAGAACTTCGCTACCCGGTGAACACCACCGAAGATGACCAGTCCTGTCAAGACAACGAGTACACCGCCGACGACAGCTTTATTGATACCAAAGGCATTATCAAATGCGGCCGCAATCGTGTTCGATTGAACGGAATTGAAGATTAAGCCGAACGTGACGGCGATTAAGATGGCGAAGACAACACCGAGCGCACGGTTTTTTAAACCCTTTTCGATGTAGTAGGCGGGACCGCCGCGGTAGGCATTCGTTTTACTGTCGCGGACTTTATAGACTTGAGCAAGCGTACTTTCAATTAAAGCAGTTGCGCCTCCGAGTAATGCAACCATCCACATCCAGAAGACGGCACCGGGTCCGCCGAGCGTAAGGGCAATCGTAACACCGGCGAGGTTACCAGTTCCGATTCGTGTAGCGGCACCGATGAAGAAGGACTGTAAAGAGGTAATGCTTTGTCCTTCATCGTCCGTTGTTTTCTCGTTTTTATCGAGTGTGACACGGAACATTTCTTTTAAGTACCGGAACTGAATGAATTTTGTCCGAATCGTAAAGTAGATGCCGACTCCGATCAGTGCCGCGATTAAAACATAAGACCATAATAAGTTGTTGGCAAAATCGACTCCTGATTGTACTGCTTGTTGAAAGGCATCCATCTGAAAAATTCCTCCTAATGTGTTGTAGCAAAATGGCTATACGCTAAATTATACGAATTTTCAGATAATATGCAAGGTGAATTTTGAAACTTTTTTTCATAAATTAACACGGTTAACTATTTAAAAAGTAGAGAATTTGAACTGTTTTTGAAAAATAAAAGAGACCTGTCGACTAAATCGACAGGTCATAAAATCACATAATTTAGGAGGAATGACTCATTCCGAAGCTAAAAATTGTTCGTATTGCGCATCGAGCTGTTGGACAAGTTCTTCACGGATAGAAAAAAGTTTCACCGTCTCTTCATAATCCGTCGTTTCAGCAAGTTGCCGATCAAGCATCTTCAGTTCCTGTTCCAATCGTTCGATCGTCTCTTCTACTTGACGTGTTGTCTGTACTGGAATAGAAGGAGATGGTCGTTTTTTAGCAGAGACGACGTTCTTCGGTATTTTGGCGTCAGGCGACTGTGTTTGCCGTTTGGTTGACGCATAGACATAGGGACCGGGAAACAGCTCCATCGTCTGATCAAGCCAAAGGGTCTTCGTAAACAGCCGGTTCAAGAAATAGCGGTCGTGCGAAACGGCGATCAACGTTCCGTCAAACGATTCGAGTGCCTCTTCAAGCGCATCACGTGATTCGATGTCGAGATGATT
This region includes:
- a CDS encoding diacylglycerol kinase family protein, giving the protein MSKVMLIINPSSGKELGKKHAEFAEGTLAQRFTEVDVRFTEKERDATEFAKQAAVGHYDAVVAMGGDGTVNEVITGIAEQEHRPTLGIVPLGTVNDLARALNIPTDPQEAISVLEDAPSRPLDIGKYDDHYFMNVIAVGLIAEAVEEVSVEQKTSLGSVAYFIEGLKAFKDHSPYPIQLTAKEKSFDGETPLLIISLTNSVGGFESFAKEARVDDGLLHVFIVKQLGFFDALQALPKLLTGKISDADQVEYFTTKEVHIDSKERLPINADGDTAGHLPVTVQVLSQHLTVFAPVSN
- a CDS encoding sodium:alanine symporter family protein — translated: MDAFQQAVQSGVDFANNLLWSYVLIAALIGVGIYFTIRTKFIQFRYLKEMFRVTLDKNEKTTDDEGQSITSLQSFFIGAATRIGTGNLAGVTIALTLGGPGAVFWMWMVALLGGATALIESTLAQVYKVRDSKTNAYRGGPAYYIEKGLKNRALGVVFAILIAVTFGLIFNSVQSNTIAAAFDNAFGINKAVVGGVLVVLTGLVIFGGVHRVAKFSAIVVPVMAGLYLIAALFVVVTNLTELPGVFAMIFKSAFGIEQAFGGSVGAAISLGVKRGLFSNEAGMGSAPNAAAAAEVSHPAKQGFLQTLGVFLDTLIVCTATAAIVLLSDSYATGNGEGIAMLQNALGEQLGAVAPAFIAICVFLFAFSSIVGSYYYGETNIEFIKNSPAAVFGFRIATMAFVFIGSVLSLGMVWSFADLFMAGMTLINLTAISLLGGIALKVINDYQEQRKKGLDPVFSAKALGIENTECWDEEETVRPAAGEASPPPIARR